The following are encoded in a window of Fibrobacter sp. UWB13 genomic DNA:
- a CDS encoding type II secretion system protein GspD: MLLRILGIFLLILLLSSSLAGASSSVARSVSTPKTFLRSARTSSGAVTLDFADVALSEVARTLSLAYGTSILTDDAGDVRVTFHLEGVSLFEGLTSLCAAHGLDVVLEGRVYHIRRSRVQNGSIALSDSGVVVDVKNMNVREFVKEFGLNTGVNVLADYNVDGVVSGNLRGMVPEMAFRVLMESNGFKVRGERGCLRVSRAKAGIGGKALNGSPDGAEVSVERAGDLYSVDLQSASLKSVLKAIAEEAGLNLAVYGDLNETVQMSFKDVSLPELLASLFRGSAFTFRLDSSSLWVSEEGAKALADVQVFPLKHVSPEKAMALLSKFMKGSELNVSEYREQNSLVLGGSPRAIARAAELLKMVDVPQMQVTLACVIVEFRKGRGFAIGVRSGATRNVGERDIQVRGFFDFLGKDISKSGAFGKIGILPDRFELELSSMEENNEAKVLARPRVTTLNGNKAELNVTNTVYYLVSQVSADGYPITDYRSFNDGISLELTPTMTQDGLITLSVSPEIKTAGRSTGDGPRDISSRNMKTTVVLRDGETLCLGGLIRKNKTEVRSAVPFLGSIPILGRLFSYTSEEEDESELAIFITPTVEVKR, translated from the coding sequence ATGCTTCTAAGGATCTTGGGAATTTTCCTTTTGATATTGTTGTTGTCTTCGTCGCTGGCGGGCGCTTCGTCTTCGGTTGCGCGTTCTGTTAGTACGCCGAAAACGTTCTTGAGGTCTGCTCGGACTTCATCGGGGGCGGTTACGCTTGATTTTGCGGATGTCGCGCTCTCGGAGGTGGCACGGACGCTTTCGCTTGCGTATGGGACTTCCATTTTGACGGATGATGCGGGCGATGTGCGCGTGACGTTTCACTTGGAGGGGGTTAGCCTTTTCGAAGGGCTGACTTCGCTTTGCGCTGCGCATGGGCTAGATGTGGTGCTGGAGGGGCGTGTGTACCATATTCGACGATCGCGTGTGCAAAATGGTTCGATTGCGCTCTCGGATTCAGGTGTAGTCGTTGATGTCAAAAACATGAACGTGCGCGAGTTCGTGAAGGAATTTGGGCTGAACACGGGCGTGAATGTGCTTGCGGATTACAACGTGGATGGTGTGGTGAGTGGGAATCTGAGGGGAATGGTTCCGGAAATGGCGTTTCGCGTGCTGATGGAATCTAACGGGTTTAAGGTACGCGGGGAGCGCGGGTGTTTGCGGGTTTCTCGTGCAAAAGCGGGGATCGGCGGGAAAGCTCTGAACGGTTCGCCGGATGGCGCGGAAGTTTCTGTGGAACGTGCGGGAGACCTTTATTCGGTGGATTTGCAGTCGGCTTCGCTCAAATCGGTGCTTAAGGCAATTGCTGAAGAAGCGGGGCTCAATTTGGCGGTTTATGGCGACTTGAATGAAACCGTGCAGATGTCGTTCAAGGATGTTTCGTTGCCGGAACTTTTAGCGTCACTTTTTCGCGGAAGTGCGTTCACGTTTCGGCTAGATTCGTCGTCGCTTTGGGTCTCGGAAGAAGGGGCGAAAGCGCTTGCCGATGTACAGGTATTCCCGCTAAAGCATGTGTCGCCTGAGAAGGCTATGGCGCTGCTTTCGAAGTTTATGAAAGGATCGGAACTGAATGTTTCGGAATATCGCGAGCAGAATTCACTGGTGCTTGGAGGTTCGCCGCGAGCGATTGCGCGTGCTGCGGAGCTCTTGAAAATGGTCGATGTGCCCCAAATGCAGGTGACGCTTGCGTGTGTGATTGTGGAGTTTCGCAAGGGACGTGGTTTTGCGATTGGTGTGCGGAGTGGGGCAACGCGAAATGTGGGAGAGCGCGATATTCAGGTACGCGGATTCTTTGATTTCTTGGGCAAGGATATTTCTAAATCGGGAGCTTTCGGAAAAATCGGGATTTTGCCGGACCGCTTTGAGCTGGAGCTTTCGTCGATGGAAGAGAATAATGAGGCGAAGGTTCTTGCGCGCCCGCGTGTGACAACACTGAACGGCAATAAGGCGGAACTCAACGTGACGAATACGGTCTATTATCTTGTCAGTCAAGTTTCTGCAGATGGGTACCCGATTACGGATTACCGCTCGTTTAACGATGGTATTTCGCTGGAACTCACGCCTACGATGACGCAAGATGGTTTGATAACGTTGTCTGTGTCGCCGGAAATCAAGACGGCGGGCAGGAGCACTGGCGATGGGCCGCGAGACATCAGTTCCCGGAACATGAAGACAACTGTGGTGTTGCGTGATGGCGAAACTTTGTGCTTGGGCGGGCTCATTCGCAAGAACAAGACGGAGGTGCGTTCGGCGGTGCCGTTCTTGGGGAGTATTCCGATT
- a CDS encoding hemolysin family protein, producing the protein MGDTNTIAIVLLVFFLLVSASFTLIKAVFAAIYAKREDHDRTDREAKIAKIVENRGYNETVSIGRIFSDVGIGVFGFYLFSNAPWQWTHDFWLLGIMAYMLCACAVIYIVTIFCPNLIGNLKPDTLSVVLVPLYRLIRMPFVPVGRVCHTIYLKLLNALGYDAKLSFLPEERRDAVQADLSDASLSEGEGLEKEERQMILNIFDFVETPVREIMTPRVDMCAIDVDTSLEDLVKVLNNERHSRLPVYKETVDNIVGILSNRDFLEWYTEHHDEPFDLMKLVMPPVYVPYHKKIDDLLTELRKTGNQLAIVVDEYGGTAGLVTLEDILEEIVGEIRDEDDMDEDEDVQKLKDGRYILDPLMTLSDLEYELDVELKPPENSHVETLSGLIQATLGIIPSPGAEVKIQGYTFRVLRMDGTRMEKVMMILPAGVKGPKTQTLHKV; encoded by the coding sequence ATGGGTGATACGAACACCATTGCGATTGTTCTTCTCGTTTTCTTTCTTTTAGTTTCGGCATCGTTTACTTTAATCAAGGCAGTCTTTGCCGCCATCTATGCCAAGCGTGAAGACCACGATCGCACGGACCGCGAAGCGAAGATTGCAAAGATTGTCGAAAACCGAGGCTACAACGAAACCGTCTCCATTGGCCGAATCTTTTCGGACGTGGGCATTGGCGTGTTCGGATTTTATTTGTTCTCGAATGCGCCGTGGCAGTGGACGCACGACTTCTGGCTGCTCGGAATCATGGCGTACATGCTTTGCGCCTGTGCCGTGATTTATATAGTGACCATCTTCTGCCCGAACTTGATTGGCAACTTGAAGCCGGATACTTTGTCTGTGGTGCTTGTGCCGCTGTACAGGCTTATCCGCATGCCGTTCGTGCCGGTGGGACGCGTTTGCCATACCATTTACCTCAAGTTGCTGAACGCCTTGGGTTACGACGCTAAGCTCAGCTTCTTGCCCGAAGAACGCCGTGACGCTGTGCAGGCGGACCTCTCGGATGCTTCGCTCTCTGAAGGCGAAGGCCTTGAAAAAGAAGAACGCCAGATGATCCTCAATATCTTCGACTTCGTGGAAACTCCGGTGCGCGAAATCATGACTCCGCGTGTGGACATGTGCGCGATTGATGTGGACACGTCGCTTGAGGACTTGGTGAAGGTCTTGAACAACGAACGCCATTCCCGTTTGCCGGTTTACAAGGAAACGGTCGACAATATTGTCGGTATCCTTTCGAACCGCGACTTCTTGGAATGGTACACGGAACATCACGACGAGCCGTTTGACTTGATGAAGCTCGTGATGCCGCCGGTTTATGTGCCGTACCACAAGAAGATTGATGATCTTTTGACGGAACTCCGCAAGACGGGTAACCAGCTCGCGATTGTCGTGGACGAATACGGCGGCACGGCTGGCCTTGTAACGCTCGAAGACATTCTCGAAGAAATCGTCGGTGAAATCCGCGACGAAGACGACATGGACGAAGACGAGGACGTGCAGAAGTTGAAGGACGGACGCTACATTCTCGACCCGTTAATGACGCTTTCGGATTTGGAATACGAGCTCGATGTGGAACTCAAGCCGCCTGAGAATTCCCACGTGGAAACGCTCTCTGGCCTCATCCAGGCAACGCTTGGCATCATCCCGTCACCGGGTGCCGAAGTCAAGATTCAGGGTTACACGTTCCGCGTTCTGCGCATGGATGGCACCCGCATGGAAAAGGTCATGATGATCCTCCCTGCTGGCGTGAAAGGCCCCAAGACGCAGACACTCCACAAAGTGTAG
- a CDS encoding HAD-IIA family hydrolase — protein sequence MKKVKAVVFDLDGTLYLSGRPYPGAVETVNRVSKRVPVYYLSNNTSKSPVFYENRLKVMGLPLADDSIISALYLSLDAIHERKIKNVFFFANPEVYEWFAAQDPSLNLRPSVEETELVLVAYHNSFDYRELCELSFRVQRGIPFWVTHTDFVCPDERGPVPDIGSFMALLKTAYGVEPEMSFGKPNPAMLSGLLKLYRPEEILFVGDRLYTDFELAKRSGCRFVLPLCGESKMSDVEHLDVKPEFIVNNVSEIDFNAFLEGKK from the coding sequence GTGAAAAAAGTAAAAGCTGTTGTCTTCGATTTAGACGGAACTCTCTATTTGAGTGGCCGCCCATACCCAGGTGCGGTTGAAACGGTCAATCGCGTCTCTAAGCGCGTGCCGGTCTATTATTTGAGCAACAATACGAGCAAGTCTCCGGTCTTTTACGAGAACCGCCTTAAGGTCATGGGGCTTCCGCTGGCTGATGATTCCATTATCTCGGCGTTGTACCTCTCGCTCGATGCGATTCACGAACGCAAGATCAAGAACGTCTTTTTCTTTGCGAACCCGGAAGTGTACGAATGGTTTGCGGCGCAGGACCCGAGTCTCAATTTGCGCCCTTCGGTCGAAGAAACCGAGCTGGTGCTTGTCGCTTACCACAACAGCTTTGATTACCGAGAACTTTGCGAACTCTCTTTCCGTGTGCAGCGCGGTATCCCGTTCTGGGTCACGCATACGGATTTCGTTTGCCCTGACGAACGCGGTCCGGTGCCCGATATCGGAAGCTTCATGGCTCTCCTCAAGACGGCTTACGGTGTCGAACCCGAGATGAGCTTTGGCAAGCCGAACCCGGCGATGCTCTCTGGACTTTTGAAGCTTTACCGCCCCGAAGAAATCCTGTTTGTGGGTGACCGCCTCTATACGGATTTTGAACTGGCAAAGCGTTCCGGCTGCCGTTTTGTGTTGCCCTTGTGTGGCGAATCGAAAATGTCGGATGTCGAGCATCTCGACGTGAAACCCGAATTTATTGTCAATAACGTTAGTGAAATTGATTTCAACGCCTTTTTAGAAGGAAAAAAATAA
- a CDS encoding metal ABC transporter ATP-binding protein, producing the protein MSAIDISNLSFGYGKSPVLTDVNLSIDENDFVAIIGPNGGGKSTLMRLMVGLLKPTSGTVRVFGEKVPTKKVAIGYVPQNTNKNIDFPITVGECVATGKTGLSPKSDEVKAALERVHIGAFLDRRLGELSGGERQRVLIARSLVCNPKILFLDEPSNNIDVAGIEALYSMLAEFSETMTIVIVTHDLMALSHKVKSVVCVNHSVHYHEGANLTEEMLHSTYGCEVDLIAHGVPHRVLGSHDHTHGGCCEHHHHEV; encoded by the coding sequence ATGTCTGCTATCGATATAAGCAATCTCAGTTTTGGCTATGGAAAGTCGCCCGTGCTTACGGACGTGAACTTGTCCATTGACGAAAATGACTTTGTTGCTATTATCGGACCGAATGGCGGTGGCAAGTCCACGTTGATGAGGTTGATGGTCGGGCTCTTGAAACCGACGTCTGGGACTGTGCGCGTTTTTGGCGAAAAGGTCCCGACAAAGAAAGTGGCTATTGGCTATGTGCCGCAGAACACGAACAAGAATATCGACTTCCCGATTACGGTGGGCGAGTGCGTTGCCACTGGCAAGACCGGGCTTTCTCCCAAGTCGGATGAAGTGAAGGCAGCGCTTGAGCGTGTGCATATTGGCGCCTTTTTGGACCGTCGTTTGGGCGAACTGAGTGGCGGTGAACGCCAACGCGTACTCATTGCACGTTCTCTTGTCTGCAATCCGAAGATTCTCTTTTTGGATGAACCATCCAATAATATTGACGTCGCTGGGATTGAAGCGCTTTATAGCATGCTTGCTGAATTCAGCGAGACGATGACGATTGTGATTGTGACGCATGACTTGATGGCTCTTTCGCATAAGGTGAAAAGCGTCGTTTGCGTGAACCATTCTGTGCATTACCATGAAGGGGCGAACCTGACCGAAGAAATGTTGCATAGCACTTATGGCTGCGAGGTCGATTTGATTGCCCACGGGGTGCCGCATCGTGTTCTCGGGAGCCACGACCATACCCACGGTGGCTGCTGCGAGCATCATCACCACGAAGTGTGA
- a CDS encoding metal ABC transporter solute-binding protein, Zn/Mn family: protein MRHIARLLFLLVVIPAVVFAGDEHITVAVSLQPYATLVKMVGGSRVNVVTLLPPGADPHNYEPKPAIIKAFSLAQIYFTDGSGLDKAWLPRFLGANKKVQVINIAKNMEWMKMEEHEHEAHGHHHEEELDPHIWTSPYRVKILAQNVYQELKKIDSEHETYYISRIQETQKTLSKLERELNETVINMPIARRSFIVFHPSYGYLAKDCKLKQYAIEVNGKEPKPKDLAELIKMGRKNGVKTVFVQPQFSKRAAATIAKDLNAVVVETDPLDADFIGNTRKFIEALKEASKK from the coding sequence ATGCGTCATATTGCACGTCTTTTGTTCCTGCTCGTCGTGATTCCCGCCGTTGTATTTGCCGGCGATGAACACATTACGGTTGCTGTTTCGTTGCAGCCGTATGCAACTCTCGTAAAGATGGTCGGTGGTTCTCGCGTGAATGTGGTGACGCTTTTGCCTCCGGGTGCTGATCCGCACAATTACGAACCGAAGCCTGCGATTATCAAGGCTTTCTCGCTCGCTCAGATTTATTTCACGGATGGTTCCGGCTTGGACAAGGCTTGGCTGCCTCGATTCCTGGGCGCCAACAAAAAGGTTCAGGTCATTAATATTGCAAAAAATATGGAATGGATGAAGATGGAAGAACATGAACACGAAGCTCATGGTCATCATCATGAAGAAGAACTCGATCCGCATATTTGGACCTCTCCGTATCGCGTGAAAATCTTAGCGCAGAATGTTTATCAGGAACTCAAAAAGATAGATTCTGAACATGAAACGTACTACATTTCCCGAATCCAAGAAACCCAGAAAACTTTGAGCAAGCTTGAACGCGAGCTGAACGAAACCGTTATCAATATGCCTATTGCCCGTCGTTCGTTTATTGTGTTCCATCCGTCATACGGTTATCTCGCCAAGGATTGCAAGCTCAAGCAGTACGCTATCGAGGTCAATGGCAAGGAACCCAAGCCGAAGGATTTGGCTGAACTTATCAAGATGGGACGCAAGAATGGCGTGAAGACCGTATTTGTGCAACCGCAGTTTAGCAAGCGCGCCGCTGCAACTATTGCTAAGGACTTGAATGCCGTCGTTGTTGAAACGGATCCGCTCGATGCTGATTTCATTGGCAATACCCGTAAGTTCATCGAAGCTCTTAAAGAGGCTAGCAAGAAGTAA
- a CDS encoding TIGR02147 family protein → MKPIVEYTDFRMFMRDYYEERKRCSAFSWREFSKNAGFSSPSYMKVVCDGKSKLSRIGVERTGAAMGLAGFEMDYFRAMVKFGQAETEESKKAAYEEMLSIAKTYKVRTIEGEFFKYYDTWHNSVVRELAPIMPGATPGEMAKMCYPQISAAEVRDSLDFLTKSGLLKKDEDNFVQSETSIKGTTDATRLAMRNMHRQMSRLATSALELPKEIRNFSGVTMGLSRESFHKIECVLNECRRQIIAIAAEEKNIEQVYRLNLQLFPLTKNVKENENEEV, encoded by the coding sequence ATGAAACCGATTGTCGAATATACCGATTTCCGCATGTTCATGCGAGATTACTACGAGGAACGCAAGCGCTGTTCCGCGTTCTCCTGGAGAGAATTCTCCAAGAACGCAGGATTCAGTTCTCCCTCGTACATGAAGGTTGTTTGCGACGGTAAAAGCAAGTTGAGCCGTATCGGTGTAGAACGCACGGGTGCCGCCATGGGACTTGCTGGTTTCGAGATGGATTATTTCAGGGCGATGGTCAAGTTCGGCCAAGCCGAGACGGAAGAAAGTAAAAAAGCCGCCTACGAAGAAATGCTTTCCATCGCAAAGACGTACAAAGTCCGCACGATTGAAGGCGAGTTTTTCAAGTACTACGATACTTGGCACAACTCGGTTGTCAGGGAACTTGCCCCGATTATGCCGGGCGCCACTCCGGGCGAAATGGCGAAGATGTGTTATCCGCAAATTTCTGCTGCGGAAGTTCGCGATTCCCTTGATTTCCTCACGAAATCGGGACTCCTGAAAAAAGACGAAGACAATTTTGTCCAGTCCGAAACATCGATTAAGGGCACGACGGATGCAACGCGACTTGCCATGAGAAATATGCACCGCCAAATGTCCAGACTTGCGACTTCGGCGCTTGAACTCCCGAAGGAAATTCGTAATTTTAGTGGAGTGACCATGGGGCTTTCGCGCGAGTCGTTCCACAAAATCGAATGTGTACTGAATGAATGCCGTCGCCAGATTATTGCCATCGCCGCCGAAGAAAAGAATATTGAACAAGTTTATCGCTTGAATTTGCAGTTATTCCCCCTGACGAAAAACGTGAAGGAGAACGAAAATGAAGAAGTGTAG
- a CDS encoding aspartate/glutamate racemase family protein: MKTIGLIGGMSWESTITYYEILNKEIVSALGGFHSAKILMYSVDFAELEANMSNGNWDGNAAILADAAKRLECAGADFIVIATNTMHKLVPQIEREIHIPILHIADAAATSVIRDGFTKVALLGTKFTMTQDFIKERLKSAGLEVIVPDAPDIEIVNNVIFNELCLGKVLDASRAEYQRIIESLKERGAECVILGCTEIGMLISEKDSVLPVYDTTIIHAKEAARQALG, encoded by the coding sequence ATGAAGACGATTGGTTTGATTGGCGGCATGAGCTGGGAAAGTACAATCACGTACTATGAAATTTTGAATAAAGAAATTGTCAGCGCGTTGGGCGGTTTCCATAGTGCAAAAATCTTGATGTATAGTGTTGATTTTGCAGAACTCGAGGCGAACATGTCCAATGGCAATTGGGATGGCAATGCGGCGATTCTCGCGGATGCGGCGAAGCGCCTTGAATGTGCGGGTGCGGACTTTATCGTGATTGCTACGAATACGATGCACAAGCTGGTCCCGCAAATCGAACGTGAAATTCATATTCCGATTCTGCACATTGCCGATGCGGCTGCAACAAGCGTTATTCGCGATGGCTTTACGAAAGTCGCGCTGCTTGGCACTAAATTCACGATGACGCAAGACTTTATCAAGGAGCGCCTTAAGAGCGCTGGCCTCGAAGTGATTGTGCCGGACGCTCCGGATATTGAAATTGTGAACAACGTGATTTTTAATGAACTCTGCTTGGGTAAGGTTCTTGATGCTTCGCGTGCTGAATACCAGCGCATCATTGAGAGCTTGAAGGAACGTGGTGCTGAATGCGTGATTCTCGGTTGCACGGAAATCGGCATGCTCATCTCCGAAAAGGATAGCGTGCTCCCTGTGTACGACACGACCATCATCCATGCCAAAGAAGCCGCCCGCCAAGCGCTGGGTTGA
- a CDS encoding BspA family leucine-rich repeat surface protein has protein sequence MEKVVARNLGHLKKLVHEYMEKLGPNCDLNFIDVSDLYELDDLFSYPNQNFNGDISQWDVSNVRNMNGVFSNSKFNGDISKWDVSHVETMEFMFSDSEFNGDISGWDVSNVKYMKGTFHCSKFMGDISQWDVSNVVDMDMMFSATKFNGDISQWNVSKVQCMSLMFCDSEFNGDIGHWDVSNVSDMGFMFERSQFNGDISLWDTSHVLCMSYMFNLSVFNGNISGWDVSKVEDFNGMFASSRFNGDISGWDVSHARDMSNMFYRSEFNGDISSWNVSEKTDLNCMFCESQFKGNLEQWNITDPKQVRDMFDNSVLELEDRLPQWFVELASMDPDSCPDFNDDIDEMDKDADLPF, from the coding sequence GTGGAAAAAGTTGTAGCGAGAAATTTGGGACATCTGAAAAAGCTCGTCCATGAATACATGGAAAAGCTTGGTCCTAATTGCGATTTGAATTTTATCGATGTCTCGGATTTGTATGAACTGGATGACCTGTTCTCTTATCCCAACCAAAATTTCAATGGCGACATCAGTCAATGGGATGTGTCCAACGTAAGGAATATGAACGGTGTTTTTTCTAATTCCAAGTTCAATGGTGATATTAGTAAGTGGGATGTGTCTCATGTGGAAACTATGGAATTTATGTTTAGCGATTCTGAGTTCAATGGCGATATTAGCGGCTGGGATGTTTCCAATGTAAAGTACATGAAAGGTACATTCCATTGCTCAAAATTTATGGGTGACATTAGCCAGTGGGATGTTTCCAATGTGGTAGATATGGATATGATGTTTTCTGCCACAAAATTCAATGGCGATATCAGCCAGTGGAATGTATCTAAAGTGCAGTGTATGAGTTTGATGTTTTGTGATTCGGAATTTAATGGCGATATAGGACATTGGGATGTTTCTAACGTGAGTGATATGGGCTTTATGTTTGAACGTTCCCAATTTAACGGCGATATCAGTTTGTGGGATACCTCTCATGTCCTTTGCATGTCCTACATGTTCAATCTTTCTGTGTTTAATGGCAATATTAGCGGTTGGGATGTTTCTAAAGTCGAAGACTTTAACGGAATGTTTGCATCATCCAGGTTCAATGGCGATATTAGCGGCTGGGATGTTTCGCATGCAAGGGATATGTCGAACATGTTTTATCGATCCGAATTCAATGGGGATATTTCATCATGGAATGTTTCTGAAAAAACGGATTTGAACTGTATGTTTTGCGAATCGCAGTTTAAGGGAAATCTCGAACAATGGAATATCACGGATCCCAAGCAGGTAAGGGATATGTTTGATAATTCCGTTTTGGAATTGGAAGATCGTCTTCCTCAATGGTTTGTGGAACTCGCCTCAATGGATCCGGATTCTTGTCCCGATTTCAACGATGACATTGATGAGATGGATAAGGATGCAGATTTGCCTTTTTAA
- the ybeY gene encoding rRNA maturation RNase YbeY yields MPDPASKKKDYTIDFLCEGNIESFPWKDKFEAMARKLLAEEGTENNVNIVLCTDEFVREMNKNYRGLDKVTDVLSFEWHEEIPGEEEMLGEIYIARDQVKRQAPQYGNSFFAEMKRVIVHGLLHLSGYDHIKAADRKVMRARECEFLGLDPYKDKESMENG; encoded by the coding sequence ATGCCAGACCCTGCTAGTAAAAAGAAAGACTACACTATCGATTTCCTGTGCGAGGGGAATATCGAGTCCTTCCCGTGGAAGGATAAGTTCGAAGCTATGGCCCGCAAGCTCCTTGCCGAAGAAGGCACGGAGAACAACGTCAACATCGTGCTCTGCACCGACGAGTTCGTTCGCGAGATGAACAAAAACTACCGCGGGCTCGACAAGGTGACGGACGTGCTTTCGTTCGAATGGCACGAAGAAATCCCGGGCGAAGAAGAGATGCTCGGCGAAATCTACATCGCAAGGGACCAGGTCAAGCGCCAGGCCCCGCAGTACGGCAATAGCTTTTTTGCCGAGATGAAGCGCGTGATTGTTCACGGACTACTCCACCTGTCGGGGTACGACCATATCAAGGCTGCCGACCGCAAGGTGATGCGCGCCCGCGAATGCGAGTTCTTGGGACTGGATCCGTACAAGGACAAGGAGAGCATGGAAAATGGGTGA
- a CDS encoding DNA topoisomerase IV subunit B → MAATKYTEDSIKSLEWHEHIRLRPGMYIGKLGDGQSPDDGIYVLVKEIIDNSIDEFVMGAGKKIEINIDDHAARVRDYGRGIPLGKVIDCVSKINTGGKYDSEAFQKSVGLNGVGTKAVNALSTRFIVKSYRDGRMKQAEFSRGVLVQDYKECATNEKNGTEIYFEPDADIFKNYRFLPAYMEEKVWNYAYLNNGLQLVMNDKVYTSPNGLLDLLNKHVDDSIRYPVIHFKGKDIECAFTHGNQYGEHYYSFVNGQHTTQGGTHQQAFREGLVKGARDHFKKDLDPQDVRNCVIGAISVRIQEPVFESQTKTKLGSTTVAPGGAQLRSWVVDYVASEFDNFLHKNPETEKALLNRITQNERERKEIAGIKKLANERAKKANLHNRKLRDCKIHLTDVKNALNRESMIFITEGDSASGSITKARNVQTQAVFSLRGKPLNSFGMTKKVVYENEEFNLLQHALDIENGLENLRYDKVIIATDADVDGMHIRLLLMTFFLQFFPELVEQKHLYILQTPLFRVRNKQVTKYCYDEAERDKAAKEIGKTGLEITRFKGLGEISPEEFGQFINEDMRLETVSIPPDASLGKMLEYYMGNNTPMRQEHIVLNLRAEAVEEL, encoded by the coding sequence ATGGCAGCTACGAAATATACAGAAGACAGCATCAAATCCCTAGAGTGGCATGAACACATCCGTCTGCGCCCCGGTATGTACATCGGTAAGCTTGGCGACGGACAGAGCCCGGACGACGGCATTTACGTGCTCGTCAAGGAAATTATCGACAACTCCATCGACGAATTCGTGATGGGTGCCGGCAAGAAGATTGAAATCAACATTGACGACCATGCGGCTCGCGTGCGCGACTACGGGCGCGGCATTCCGCTGGGCAAGGTCATCGACTGCGTGTCGAAGATCAACACAGGTGGTAAGTACGATTCCGAAGCGTTCCAGAAGTCCGTCGGTTTGAACGGTGTGGGTACAAAGGCTGTGAACGCCCTTTCTACCAGATTCATCGTCAAGAGCTACCGCGACGGCCGCATGAAGCAGGCAGAATTCAGCCGCGGCGTGCTCGTACAAGACTATAAGGAATGCGCCACAAACGAAAAGAACGGTACCGAAATTTACTTTGAACCGGATGCTGACATTTTCAAGAACTACCGCTTCCTCCCAGCCTACATGGAAGAGAAGGTCTGGAACTACGCCTACTTGAACAACGGGCTTCAGCTCGTGATGAACGACAAGGTTTACACGAGCCCGAACGGCCTTTTGGATCTTTTGAACAAACACGTGGACGATTCCATCCGCTACCCGGTAATACACTTCAAGGGCAAGGATATCGAATGCGCCTTCACGCACGGTAACCAGTACGGCGAACATTACTACAGCTTTGTAAACGGTCAGCACACCACTCAGGGTGGTACGCACCAGCAGGCTTTCCGCGAAGGTCTTGTCAAAGGCGCCCGCGACCACTTCAAGAAGGACTTGGACCCGCAAGACGTGCGCAACTGCGTCATTGGAGCCATTTCCGTGCGCATCCAGGAACCAGTTTTCGAATCCCAGACAAAGACAAAGCTCGGCTCGACGACGGTCGCTCCGGGTGGCGCCCAGCTGCGCTCCTGGGTTGTGGATTACGTAGCAAGTGAGTTCGACAACTTCTTGCACAAGAATCCCGAAACCGAAAAGGCACTCCTCAACCGCATCACGCAAAACGAACGTGAACGTAAGGAAATTGCAGGCATCAAGAAGCTTGCAAACGAACGCGCCAAGAAGGCAAACTTGCACAACCGCAAGCTGCGCGACTGCAAGATCCACCTCACCGACGTGAAGAACGCGCTCAACCGCGAATCGATGATTTTCATTACAGAAGGTGACTCCGCATCCGGCTCTATCACCAAGGCCCGTAACGTGCAGACGCAGGCTGTGTTCAGTTTGCGCGGTAAGCCGCTCAACAGCTTTGGCATGACGAAGAAGGTCGTGTACGAGAACGAAGAATTCAACTTGTTGCAGCACGCACTCGACATCGAAAACGGTCTCGAGAACTTGCGTTACGACAAAGTGATTATCGCGACCGATGCTGATGTGGACGGTATGCACATTCGCCTTTTGCTCATGACGTTCTTCTTGCAGTTCTTCCCGGAACTCGTGGAACAGAAGCACTTGTACATCTTGCAGACACCGCTTTTCCGCGTGCGCAACAAGCAGGTGACCAAGTACTGCTACGACGAAGCGGAACGCGACAAGGCTGCAAAGGAAATCGGCAAGACCGGTCTCGAGATTACTCGATTCAAAGGTCTTGGCGAAATCAGCCCGGAAGAATTCGGACAGTTCATCAACGAGGACATGCGCCTTGAAACGGTGAGCATTCCGCCCGACGCTTCGCTCGGCAAGATGCTGGAATACTACATGGGCAACAACACGCCTATGCGCCAGGAACACATCGTGCTGAACCTGAGAGCTGAAGCAGTCGAAGAATTGTAG